One Leptospiraceae bacterium genomic window carries:
- a CDS encoding Re/Si-specific NAD(P)(+) transhydrogenase subunit alpha, with amino-acid sequence MKFGILKETGEEKRVAMLPESVDALIKMGQSVLVEKGAGDTAYASDEDYKKVGATIVSKKELLAQAEAVIKIQLPDAEELDGLKPGTILFAVLQPLFNFQLIKVLNDKKVSVFSMDTIPRITRAQSMDILSSQATVAGYKAVLTAASHLPHFFPMLTTAAGAIPPSKMLIMGAGVAGLQAIATSKRLGAVTEVFDTRPEVKEQVMSLGGKFVEVEGAADASKAGGYAVEQTEDYKNRQREAIHKSAVKADVIITTAQIPGRKAPVLITEDMVKGMKAGSVIIDMAASTGGNCQLTENNKTIVAHGVTIIGNSNLQSTIPFDASKMFGKNVINFLKNMLSKEGKIELNFNDEIISGTCIAHAGEVRHKATLDLINK; translated from the coding sequence ATGAAATTTGGTATTTTAAAAGAAACAGGGGAAGAAAAGCGCGTTGCGATGCTTCCCGAATCCGTGGATGCACTCATTAAAATGGGTCAATCTGTGTTAGTAGAGAAAGGTGCTGGCGATACAGCTTATGCATCTGACGAAGACTACAAGAAAGTAGGGGCGACAATCGTTTCTAAAAAAGAACTTCTTGCACAAGCCGAGGCTGTTATCAAAATCCAGCTTCCTGATGCAGAAGAGTTAGACGGCTTAAAGCCTGGAACGATTCTGTTCGCTGTGTTACAACCTTTGTTCAATTTCCAATTGATTAAGGTTTTAAACGATAAAAAGGTCTCTGTATTCAGTATGGATACAATTCCTCGTATCACAAGAGCCCAGTCAATGGACATTTTAAGTTCACAAGCAACTGTTGCTGGATATAAAGCAGTATTAACCGCTGCGAGTCATTTACCCCATTTTTTCCCAATGCTAACAACTGCGGCAGGAGCAATTCCTCCTTCTAAGATGTTAATCATGGGAGCAGGTGTTGCAGGTTTACAAGCGATAGCCACATCTAAGCGTCTTGGTGCAGTGACAGAAGTATTTGATACTCGTCCAGAAGTAAAAGAGCAAGTAATGTCTCTCGGTGGAAAGTTCGTTGAAGTAGAAGGAGCGGCTGATGCTTCTAAAGCAGGCGGATATGCAGTAGAGCAAACCGAAGACTACAAAAATCGTCAAAGAGAAGCGATTCATAAATCAGCAGTTAAGGCAGATGTAATTATCACAACAGCACAAATTCCTGGAAGAAAAGCACCGGTTCTGATTACAGAAGATATGGTAAAAGGAATGAAAGCTGGCTCTGTTATTATTGATATGGCGGCTTCGACTGGGGGCAACTGTCAATTAACCGAGAACAATAAAACAATCGTTGCGCATGGAGTTACTATCATCGGAAATTCCAATCTGCAATCTACAATTCCTTTTGACGCGAGTAAAATGTTTGGAAAGAACGTCATCAACTTCTTGAAGAATATGCTTTCTAAAGAAGGAAAGATTGAACTCAATTTCAACGATGAAATTATTTCGGGAACTTGTATTGCTCACGCAGGCGAAGTTCGTCACAAGGCAACACTGGATCTAATCAACAAATGA